The following coding sequences are from one Cenarchaeum symbiosum A window:
- a CDS encoding DNA modification methylase (COG0863), giving the protein MCRFVSRQGFEPDAVLEPTYGSGGFLLAGIDAFSRLKKIYGVEYHKEYDWTAKAALTQRLAAYARPPEVRLHRGDIFRHGFDPGFFAVENLLILGNPPWVTNSELSSIKSDNVPPKSNFRGLSGIDALTGASNFDISEGIISGLLGAFSHMQGMLAMLCKRTVARNIVRDLPASGYLAHDLQVAPVDARKEFGRSVDAVLFACRLGKRPPRHTCRVVGLESPRTAGSFGWVRGRFVSDVSAYSRYSHLDGRSHLEWRSGIKHDCAPVLEMASKGGRIYNGLGGRVDIEGDCIYPLVKGSMIGKMCIESTPGRLLVTQRHPSEETGRLAALPRTWRYLLSHEKAMNGRKSAVYGRRRFSMFGVGEYSFMPYKVAVCGMRGGPVFSVCAPAGGRPAMLDDTCYFLGFKERDDAVFAASVLGTGASAGLLRSLSFAGSKRQYTKAVLERLDLRRAAAGTGFAEIRKVWRDRGFDGRGLDRQGYERFRRNLGRCVDGTFRARRQGAKVQRR; this is encoded by the coding sequence GTGTGCAGGTTTGTATCCCGGCAGGGCTTCGAGCCTGATGCTGTGCTCGAGCCTACATACGGGTCCGGCGGATTCCTACTTGCTGGAATAGATGCGTTTTCGCGCCTCAAAAAGATCTACGGCGTGGAATACCACAAAGAGTACGACTGGACTGCAAAGGCGGCGCTTACACAGAGGCTTGCCGCATACGCAAGGCCGCCGGAGGTGCGCCTCCACAGGGGGGACATATTCAGGCACGGCTTTGATCCGGGCTTTTTTGCCGTAGAGAACCTGCTGATACTGGGAAACCCGCCGTGGGTTACAAACTCAGAGCTCTCATCCATAAAATCGGACAACGTGCCTCCCAAGTCCAACTTCCGCGGACTCTCCGGGATTGACGCCCTCACCGGGGCGAGCAACTTTGACATATCCGAGGGGATAATCTCCGGGCTGCTGGGCGCCTTCTCGCACATGCAAGGAATGCTGGCGATGCTATGCAAGCGCACCGTAGCCAGGAACATAGTGCGGGACCTGCCCGCCTCGGGCTATCTCGCGCACGACCTCCAGGTCGCCCCGGTGGATGCCCGGAAAGAGTTTGGCAGGAGCGTCGATGCTGTGCTGTTTGCGTGCAGGCTGGGAAAGAGGCCCCCGAGGCACACATGCAGGGTGGTAGGCCTCGAATCCCCCAGGACTGCCGGCAGCTTCGGCTGGGTGCGGGGCAGGTTCGTCTCAGATGTATCAGCATACTCCAGATACTCTCATCTTGACGGGCGCTCGCACCTAGAGTGGAGGAGCGGCATAAAGCACGACTGTGCCCCGGTCCTGGAGATGGCCTCAAAGGGCGGGCGCATATACAACGGGCTGGGCGGGCGCGTCGACATCGAGGGGGACTGCATCTACCCGCTGGTCAAGGGATCCATGATAGGAAAGATGTGCATTGAGAGTACACCGGGGAGGCTGCTGGTCACGCAGAGGCACCCCTCGGAGGAGACAGGCAGGCTTGCCGCCCTACCCCGGACCTGGCGGTACCTGCTGTCACATGAAAAGGCCATGAACGGGCGCAAGTCCGCAGTCTATGGGAGGCGCCGGTTCTCCATGTTTGGAGTTGGAGAGTACTCGTTTATGCCGTACAAGGTGGCAGTCTGCGGCATGCGCGGCGGGCCCGTCTTTTCTGTGTGCGCCCCGGCGGGGGGCCGCCCTGCAATGCTAGATGATACGTGCTATTTCCTGGGGTTCAAGGAAAGGGACGATGCCGTATTTGCAGCCTCTGTGCTCGGCACCGGCGCCTCTGCCGGCCTTCTCCGGTCGCTGTCCTTTGCCGGCTCCAAAAGACAGTACACAAAGGCCGTGCTGGAGCGGCTGGACCTGCGCAGGGCTGCAGCCGGTACGGGGTTTGCAGAGATCCGCAAAGTATGGAGGGACCGCGGCTTTGACGGCCGGGGCCTGGACAGGCAGGGGTATGAGCGGTTCAGGCGGAACCTTGGAAGATGCGTCGACGGTACTTTCCGTGCGCGCCGGCAGGGCGCAAAAGTTCAGCGGCGCTGA